The sequence CTCGCCGACATGCGGGACGCGATCCGATCGGGAGACTTCGATCGGACCTTCGCGCTCGCGGAACACGACACGCTCAGTCTGGCCGCCACGACGATGACCGGGCCCGCCGGGTGGGTCTACTGGAAGCCGGAAACGCTCGCCATCTTCGAGGCCGTCAGAGAACTCCGGGAAGACGGGGTGCCGGTCTACTTCTCGACCGACACGGGTGCGACGGTCTACGTGAACACGACGGTAGGGTACGTAGACCGCGTGGAGGAGACCGTCTTCGACCAGGGTGTCGAGACGATGACCTGGGAGGTCGGCGGTCCGTCCGAGGTCCTCGACGAGAGCGACGCGCTCTTTTAGCGGATCGGTGGATCGTCAGCCAGAACGTTCGTCATGCCCCGTTCGCGGGCGTACTCCACGACCTAGTGATACTCGTCGGGGGTCACTCGTCTGTTGATGTCGTCGAAACGGTCCTCCCGACCCACCCGGTAGGCCGGCCGGTACTGCGCCATCTTGATACAGCGAGGGAATCCCGCCCTTCCCGTGAGAGACGAGTGTTCTCACCTAGTCAGAACCGAGGAGCGAACAGGGCGGGAGGGAATCGCGTACGCTCCATAGAGCAATCCACTGGCTACGCCACGGCCGACTTCCAACGTTTTTCCGCTATATGACTAACTTTTATAGTAACTCGAATACATATGGATACGGTGGAGCTTCGACGTACTGCCGTCGTGAAACTTGACGTAGACGACGATGCTCACCACCTTCTCCAAGAGACGATAGACCGCTTCAAACAGTCCGCTCAGATGGTTGCGGACGACGGCTGGAACGGTACGGAAGACGGCTACATCGTCACGTCGAAAACTGAACTCCACGACCGGACATACGACGAAGTACGTGAAGCGACCGACGAACTCAACGCAGACCTCGTGTGTGCCGCGCGGAATCGAGCTGCCGACGCACTCGATTCCTGTGCTGAAAAACGCAAAGATGGCGAGAATCCCTCGAAACCACAGTTCACGTCGGATTCGGTCGTCTACAATCTCAACGCAATCACCTACTACGACGAGTACGCCACGCTTGCCACTGTGGACGGACGTATTGAAGCCGAGTACGTCCTGCCCGAGAAGGACGTACCACCGACGACGTACTTTGCTGACGAGTGGGAGAAACGCGAAGCAACATTGCATCACCGTGACGGCGACTACTACCTCCACATCGCTGTCGTCAAAGAGACGGACACAGAGCCGGAAGATGCCGAGAACGGAGCGGTTCTCGGCGTCGACTTGAACGTGGATGGACACCTTGCCGTCACTTCGAGTGGTGCGTTCATCGGCAACGCCGACTACCTCAACCACAAGCGGCGTGAGTACGAGGTGCGGCGTGGAAAAATGCAACAGGCCGGAACGCGGTCGGCTCATCTGACGATGCAATCACTCGGTGGGCGATTCGCCAACTGGAGCGAAGACTACCTGCATCGTGTCTCGAAAGCACTCGTGCAAGAAGCTCTCGCACACGACTGTACGCACATCGCGTTTGAGAAGTTGGACCACATCCGCAAGCGCATCTCGAACGCGTCGAAGTTCCAGCAGTGGGCGTTCCGGCGCATCCAAGAGCACGCCGAGTACAAGGCCGCCGAATACGGCGTAGTGGTCGAGAAAATCGCGCCACAGTACACCAGTCAACGATGTAGTCACGTTGACTGTAGTTTTACCCACGAAGACAACAGAGACGGCGACGAGTTCGAATGTCTGAAATGTGGGCGAGAGTATCACGCTGACTACAACGCCGCGAAGAACATCGCTCGGAAACGACTCCAGAACTGGCACAAGTCTGGTTCTGGAGGGGCAACCAGTCACCTTGCCCTGAAGTCGGGGACGTTGAACGTGAACGGCATTTACACGCCTACCACCGTTTAGTGGTCAGAACGGGAGCCCACCGACAAGCTCCGCCCTTCAGGGCGGAGAAGGTGACGACGTTGCAGTACGTGTCGGGTGAGATTTCGTCGACGAGGAAATCGACGATTTGCTTCGCGTTCTCCACGAACCCGGGCATCACGAGATGGCGGACCAGCAGTCCCTGGGTGGCGAGTCCGTCAGCGTCGGTGCGAAGGTCGCCGACCTGTCGATGCATCTCGCGCAGCGATGAGCGCGCCGCGTCCCAGTAGCCACTCGCCTTCGAGTAGTTTCGAGCGGCCTCGTCGTCGGCCCATTTGACGTCGGGCATGTAGATGTCCACCAGTCCGTCGAGGTCGCGGATGGCCGTCTCGTTCTCGAATCCGCCACAGTTCCAGACGACCGGAACGGACAGTCCCTCCTCACGGGCGAGGAGAACGGCTCGCGCCAGACTCGGGGCGACGTGGGTCGGTGAGACGAAATTGACGTTGTGACAGCCCTGCGCCTCGAGATCGAGGGCGATGTCGGCGATCTCCCTGGGCGTTCGGTCGGTCGTGCCGCGGGCGTGCTGGCTGAGTTGCCAGTTCTGGCAGAAGACACAGCCAAGATTGCAGCTTCCAAGAAAGACGGTGCCACTCCCGGCAGTGCCACTCAGCGGCGGCTCTTCTCCGAAGTGTGGGCCGTGGCTGCCGACCGACGCCGTGTCGTCCTCTCGACAGAGCCCCAGTTCGCCGCTCGTCCGGTCCACGTCACATTCGTGGGCACAGAGGTCGCACTCCTCGTACCGCTTTTCGAGGCGATCGATCTGTCGCTCCAACTGCGGTCGGGTCGGGCCGTTTCCGGTCACCGGATCCCCCATGGGTGGCGATACGGGGGGATGCCCTAAACCGTTGGTTGCCCGAGTGGTTTTTCCCGGTGGACCGCCAATTTCGGATCATGTCGAATAGCTCGCTGGGAACGGGAGTTCGCGCCGACCTGTCCGAATCGCTCGAAGACGACCGCGTCAGGTGTACTGCCTGCGCGTTCCGGTGCACCCTCGACCCGGGACAACGCGGCATCTGTCAGGTCCGGGAGAACGTCGACGGCGAACTCCGATTGCTCACCTACGGCAAGGTCTACGACAAACCGTACGGGTTGCCAGGGACCGTCGATCCCATCGAGAAGAAGCCGCTGTACCACTACAAGCCCGGCACTCGCGTCCTGAGCTTTGGCGGGGCCTCGTGTAACTTCTCCTGTCAGTTTTGTCAGAATCACCACATCGCCTTCGCTGACCCCGAGGACATCGACCTCCGGGACGTCCAGCCCGAAGAGGCCGTCGAGAGCGCCACCGAGCAGGCCTGCGATAGCGTCGCCTGGACCTACAACGAGCCGACCATTTACGCCGAGTACATTCGTGATGGCGCACGCGCCGCGAGCGACCAGGGACTCGGGACCGTCATCGTGACCAACGGCTACTTCACCGAGGAGTTCGCCGACATGCTCGAACCGGTTCTCGACGCGGCCAACGTCGACATCAAGGGGTTTCGGGAGCAACCCCACCGGAAATACATGGGAAGCCGGCTCGAGCCGACGCTCCGGGGTGCGGAGTACCTCATCGACCGGGACGTCCACGTCGAACTCACCTATCTCATCATTCCAGATCTCAACGACGACCGCGAGGAGATCCGCGACTTCGCCGAATGGGTTTACGGCCTCGATCCGAGCGTCCCGGTGCATTTCACGCGATTCCGCCCGGCGTACAACATGCAGGACCGCCCCGAGACGCCGCTTTCGACGCTCCGGATGGCACACGACGTCGCGACCGACGTGGGTCTGGAGTACGTGTACGTCGGCAACGTGCCCGAGGCGAAGTACAGCGATACTCTGTGTCCCGATTGCGGGGCGACCTGGATCAGTCGCCGGGGATTTCGGGCGACCGTCGAGTCGGACCTTTCCGAGCCGTGTTCGTGCGGTCGCGAGAAGGATATCGTCCGCTAACTCTCGGGTGTTGTTCTGTCCGCCAACTCCCGATGGTCGTACCGAACGTTTCCCGAGTGTCGTGCTGTCCGTTTCTCGATTGGGCCATCCCGGCAGGTACAAGGGACGGAACGACCGACGTGAAGGCAATGATCGGAAAGGTCAGTCCCGAAGACCTCGCGGCCCACGTCTTCGGGAAGACCGGCGCGCCTGACGATTCGGTGATCCAGGGACCCGCTTACGGCGAGGACGCCGCGGCCATTGCAGTTCCGGAGGGGACGCTGGTCGTGAACAGCGACCCGATTTCACTGGCGGTCGGTCACGTCGGGACGCTCGGTATCAACGTTGCCTGCAACGACGTCGCTGCGTCCGGTGCGGAGCCGGCGTGGCTGACCGTCATGATCTTCCTGCCGGCGTCCGCTGACGACGGGAGAGTACTCGAGGAGGTAACGACGCAGCTTCACGAGACGGCGATCGACCGGGACGTGACCATCGTCGGTGGCCACTCCGAGTACAACCCGGCCCTCGAACGCCCGCTGCTCTCGCTTACCTGCATGGGGATGGCCGACCGCTTCGTCCCGACTGGCGGCGCAACCCCTGGCGATCACGTCATTCTCACCAAGGGGGCGGGGATCGAGGGCACCGCCATTCTCGCGACGGACTTTGCCGACGATCTCCGTGCGGCAGGGGTCGAAGACACAGTCATCGAGCGGGCGAGCACGTTTTACGACGACCTCGGCGTCACGACCGAGTCGCGAGCCGTCCGCGACGTGGCGACCGCGATGCACGACCCCACCGAAGGTGGGTTGATCGACGGCCTGTTCGAACTCGCGAGCGCCTCGGACGTCTCCCTGCAGATCGACACCGACGCGATCCCGATTCGTCCCGAG is a genomic window of Halanaeroarchaeum sulfurireducens containing:
- a CDS encoding RNA-guided endonuclease InsQ/TnpB family protein, which gives rise to MDTVELRRTAVVKLDVDDDAHHLLQETIDRFKQSAQMVADDGWNGTEDGYIVTSKTELHDRTYDEVREATDELNADLVCAARNRAADALDSCAEKRKDGENPSKPQFTSDSVVYNLNAITYYDEYATLATVDGRIEAEYVLPEKDVPPTTYFADEWEKREATLHHRDGDYYLHIAVVKETDTEPEDAENGAVLGVDLNVDGHLAVTSSGAFIGNADYLNHKRREYEVRRGKMQQAGTRSAHLTMQSLGGRFANWSEDYLHRVSKALVQEALAHDCTHIAFEKLDHIRKRISNASKFQQWAFRRIQEHAEYKAAEYGVVVEKIAPQYTSQRCSHVDCSFTHEDNRDGDEFECLKCGREYHADYNAAKNIARKRLQNWHKSGSGGATSHLALKSGTLNVNGIYTPTTV
- the amrS gene encoding AmmeMemoRadiSam system radical SAM enzyme — its product is MSNSSLGTGVRADLSESLEDDRVRCTACAFRCTLDPGQRGICQVRENVDGELRLLTYGKVYDKPYGLPGTVDPIEKKPLYHYKPGTRVLSFGGASCNFSCQFCQNHHIAFADPEDIDLRDVQPEEAVESATEQACDSVAWTYNEPTIYAEYIRDGARAASDQGLGTVIVTNGYFTEEFADMLEPVLDAANVDIKGFREQPHRKYMGSRLEPTLRGAEYLIDRDVHVELTYLIIPDLNDDREEIRDFAEWVYGLDPSVPVHFTRFRPAYNMQDRPETPLSTLRMAHDVATDVGLEYVYVGNVPEAKYSDTLCPDCGATWISRRGFRATVESDLSEPCSCGREKDIVR
- a CDS encoding AIR synthase family protein, whose product is MIGKVSPEDLAAHVFGKTGAPDDSVIQGPAYGEDAAAIAVPEGTLVVNSDPISLAVGHVGTLGINVACNDVAASGAEPAWLTVMIFLPASADDGRVLEEVTTQLHETAIDRDVTIVGGHSEYNPALERPLLSLTCMGMADRFVPTGGATPGDHVILTKGAGIEGTAILATDFADDLRAAGVEDTVIERASTFYDDLGVTTESRAVRDVATAMHDPTEGGLIDGLFELASASDVSLQIDTDAIPIRPETVAVTDAVDADPLQIFGSGALAATVPEDAVSGVLDSLAAADIEAADIGTVADRGDVPLSLDDRAITEPVRDDLYALWE
- a CDS encoding radical SAM protein; translated protein: MGDPVTGNGPTRPQLERQIDRLEKRYEECDLCAHECDVDRTSGELGLCREDDTASVGSHGPHFGEEPPLSGTAGSGTVFLGSCNLGCVFCQNWQLSQHARGTTDRTPREIADIALDLEAQGCHNVNFVSPTHVAPSLARAVLLAREEGLSVPVVWNCGGFENETAIRDLDGLVDIYMPDVKWADDEAARNYSKASGYWDAARSSLREMHRQVGDLRTDADGLATQGLLVRHLVMPGFVENAKQIVDFLVDEISPDTYCNVVTFSALKGGACRWAPVLTTKRW